The following proteins are encoded in a genomic region of Brachypodium distachyon strain Bd21 chromosome 1, Brachypodium_distachyon_v3.0, whole genome shotgun sequence:
- the LOC100839488 gene encoding aspartic proteinase CDR1 — protein sequence MTSLYPCMTFFFFFAMLNPVSLGAASVDAAPATSAGFSLALVPNHHHTADDLEELGANLTALRPRLTHMVGPTYSVRVGVGSGDTQHFYRLAVDMVGNLTWMQCLPSNPKLKQDAPIFDPKTSHRYKNVGHDDPLCKAPFTPRPTEHRCGFNIRFRAEAMATGYLGKDEFAFGAGSGSRTTNVDGLVFGCAHRINGWNNKDVLAGIPSLNRRPTSFVRQLSTHGGGGAIQTSSVDGLVFGCAHAINGWKNQDVLAGILSLNRRPTSFVRQLSVHGGGTTPRFSYCLVDHKKYPNKHGFLRFGADVPDHSHAQSTALLYGEPDGGFGMYYVRLVGVSVAGRKLTGITPKMFQRDRRSRLGGCYVDVGNPTTRFAEAPYDILEAGVAAHMASHGLHRTPVPGHRLCVRGTSPEVMPKLPSITLHFAEDEAAGLEIKSRLLFATVKHAGADYVCFIVQRAPVTTVIGGHQQVDTRFTFDLEENRLFFAPEDCHGDAS from the exons ATGACTAGTCTATACCCTTGTATgacgtttttcttcttctttgccaTGCTGAATCCGGTCAGTCTCGGAGCCGCCAGTGTCGATGCGGCaccggcgacgagcgccggaTTCAGCCTGGCTCTCGTGCCTAACCACCACCACACAGCGGACGACCTCGAGGAGCTTGGTGCGAACCTCACGGCCTTACGCCCTAGGCTGACCCACATGGTGGGGCCCACTTACAGCGTCCGTGTCGGCGTCGGCTCCGGCGACACCCAGCACTTCTACAGGCTGGCCGTGGACATGGTCGGCAACCTGACATGGATGCAGTGCCTCCCCAGCAACCCGAAGCTCAAGCAGGACGCCCCCATCTTCGACCCGAAAACCTCCCATCGCTACAAGAACGTCGGCCATGACGACCCACTCTGCAAGGCCCCGTTCACGCCCCGGCCGACCGAGCACCGTTGCGGCTTCAACATCCGGTTCCGGGCGGAGGCGATGGCCACCGGCTACCTCGGCAAAGACGAGTTCGCCTTTGGTGCCGGCTCCGGCAGCCGGACCACCAACGTGGACGGCCTCGTCTTCGGCTGCGCTCACCGCATAAACGGGTGGAATAACAAGGACGTCCTCGCCGGCATCCCCAGCCTGAACAGGCGCCCGACCTCCTTCGTTCGGCAGCTCTCCAcacacggtggcggcggcgc TATCCAAACAAGCAGTGTGGACGGCCTCGTCTTCGGCTGCGCGCACGCCATAAACGGGTGGAAGAACCAGGATGTCCTCGCCGGCATCCTCAGCCTCAACAGGCGACCGACCTCCTTCGTCCGGCAGCTCTCCgtgcacggcggcggcaccaCCCCCCGCTTCTCCTACTGCCTCGTGGACCACAAGAAGTACCCAAACAAGCACGGCTTCCTCCGGTTCGGCGCCGACGTACCGGACCACTCGCACGCCCAGAGCACGGCGCTCCTGTACGGGGAGCCTGACGGCGGGTTCGGCATGTACTACGTCCGCCTCGTCGGAGTCAGCGTCGCCGGGAGGAAGCTCACGGGGATCACGCCCAAGATGTTCCAGCGCGACCGGCGGAGCCGCCTCGGTGGGTGCTACGTCGACGTCGGGAACCCGACCACTAGGTTCGCGGAGGCGCCATACGACATCCTAGAGGCCGGCGTCGCGGCACACATGGCGAGCCACGGGCTCCACCGCACGCCTGTGCCAGGCCACCGCCTCTGCGTCCGCGGGACATCGCCGGAGGTCATGCCGAAGCTCCCGAGCATTACGCTCCACTTCGCCGAAGACGAGGCTGCCGGGCTGGAGATCAAGTCGAGGCTGCTGTTCGCGACGGTGAagcacgccggcgccgactACGTGTGCTTCATCGTCCAGCGGGCCCCTGTGACGACGGTGATCGGTGGCCACCAGCAGGTGGACACACGGTTCACCTTTGACCTCGAGGAGAACCGCCTCTTCTTTGCTCCCGAGGATTGCCATGGAGACGCAAGCTAG
- the LOC100842291 gene encoding pentatricopeptide repeat-containing protein At4g32430, mitochondrial, whose translation MPPLPQIPLHARAPLSSTAAHHLLDRIPRPTSTLPLLASSPAAFTAAVPSSVPANLPALHGLAIASGLDAFSFVTNSLAARYAKSASSFPSAAKVFHTARARDVSSYNTILSALPDRGEALAFAAWMLRSGDVRPDAVTLTVALSLAASRGEADGVWIVRQLHALASRSGLVADVFVGNALVTAYSRGALLGAARRVFDEMPARDLVSWNAMICGLAQDGDCPTEVILVFLRLLKDGGAAVRPDRISVCSVIPACGSEGKIELGRQVHSFTVKLGVEGKVSIGNVLVAMYYKSGAAGCARKLLKSMDERDVISWTTAISMDGEEDAIELFNGMRQDGVPPNEVTFVALMSALAAGCPARYGQMIHTVCLKTGVSDEAAAANSLITMYAKLRRMDDARTVFDRMPRPEIIAWNALISGYAQNELCNEALQVFSCMVRCLRPNETTFASVLSAVTAVETVSMAYGEMYHCQSLKLGLKVSEYVSGALIDMYAKRGSLEESRKAFDVTVHRSLIAWTAIISAHAKHGNYDTVMNLFDDMVCSGVAPDGVVLLSVLTACRHSGAVNTGREIFDSMPAEHHVEPWPEHYACVIDMLGRAGRLEEAEELMLQMPTGPSVSALQSLLGACRIHGNTSIAERVAGILTETEPTESGAYVLLSNIYAEKGDWGGVAKVRREMREKGVRKEIGFSWVDFGAGESLHLHKFSSDDTTHPCTEEIYRVAEGLGLETKLLKNCLHMEMESIF comes from the coding sequence atgccgccgctgccgcagatTCCTCTCCACGCGCGTGCCCCGCTCTCCTCCACTGCCGCTCACCACCTGCTCGACAGAATCCCGcgcccaacaagcaccttgcCTCTTctcgcctcctcccccgccgcgtTCACGGCAGCCGTCCCGTCGTCCGTCCCGGCCAACCTCCCGGCGCTCCACGGTCTCGCCATTGCCTCCGGCCTCGACGCCTTCTCCTTCGTGACCAACTCCCTCGCCGCGCGCTACGCCAAGTCCGCCTCGTCGTTCCCGTCGGCGGCCAAGGTTTTCCACACGGCCCGGGCGCGGGATGTCAGCTCCTACAACACCATCCTCTCCGCGCTCCCGGACCGCGGCGAGGCGCTCGCGTTCGCGGCATGGATGCTCCGGTCCGGCGACGTGCGGCCCGACGCCGTCACGCTCACCGTCGCGCTGTCGCTCGCGGCCAGCCGCGGGGAGGCCGACGGGGTTTGGATCGTGCGGCAGCTCCACGCGCTGGCGTCGCGGTCCGGGCTCGTCGCCGACGTGTTCGTCGGCAACGCGCTCGTCACGGCCTACTCCCGGGGAGCGCTCCTCGGCGCCGCCAGGagggtgttcgacgaaatgccgGCGAGGGACCTCGTGTCCTGGAACGCGATGATCTGCGGGCTCGCGCAAGACGGCGACTGCCCGACGGAAGTGATTCTTGTGTTCCTTCGGTTGCTGAAGGATGGCGGCGCTGCTGTCCGGCCTGACCGGATATCCGTCTGCAGCGTGATCCCGGCTTGCGGCAGCGAGGGGAAGATCGAGCTCGGCCGGCAGGTTCACAGCTTCACGGTGAAGCTCGGCGTTGAGGGCAAGGTCTCCATCGGCAATGTGCTCGTCGCGATGTACTACAAGTCCGGCGCCGCTGGGTGCGCCAGGAAGCTCCTGAAGTCCATGGACGAGCGCGACGTCATCTCGTGGACCACGGCCATTTCGATggacggggaagaagacgccatCGAGCTGTTCAATGGCATGAGGCAAGACGGCGTGCCGCCGAACGAGGTCACCTTCGTGGCGCTGATGTCGGCATTGGCGGCAGGCTGCCCAGCGAGGTACGGGCAGATGATCCACACTGTGTGCCTCAAGACCGGCGTGTCAGacgaggcggccgcggcgaaCAGCCTCATCACCATGTACGCCAAGCTGCGGCGCATGGACGACGCCCGAACGGTGTTCGATCGCATGCCTCGGCCGGAGATCATCGCTTGGAATGCTCTGATCTCTGGCTACGCACAGAATGAGCTATGCAACGAAGCTCTCCAGGTCTTCTCGTGCATGGTCAGGTGCTTGAGACCCAACGAGACAACATTTGCAAGCGTGCTCAGCGCGGTCACCGCCGTAGAGACAGTCTCCATGGCTTACGGCGAGATGTACCACTGCCAGAGTCTGAAGCTTGGGCTTAAGGTCAGCGAGTACGTCTCTGGCGCTCTCATCGACATGTACGCGAAGCGTGGCAGCTTGGAGGAGTCCCGGAAGGCGTTCGATGTGACAGTCCACCGGAGCCTCATTGCCTGGACAGCGATCATCTCTGCTCACGCAAAGCACGGGAACTATGACACCGTCATGAACCTCTTCGACGACATGGTGTGCTCCGGTGTTGCTCCGGACGGCGTCGTGCTGCTATCTGTCCTCACAGCCTGCCGCCACAGCGGGGCGGTCAACACGGGGCGTGAGATCTTCGACTCGATGCCTGCCGAGCACCACGTCGAGCCGTGGCCAGAACATTACGCGTGCGTCATCGACATGTTAGGTCGGGCAGGCCGGCTGGAGGAAGCCGAGGAGCTCATGCTACAGATGCCGACCGGGCCGAGCGTCTCGGCTCTGCAGAGCTTGCTGGGAGCCTGCCGCATCCATGGCAACACGAGCATCGCCGAGAGGGTCGCCGGCATCCTGACAGAGACTGAGCCGACGGAGTCCGGCGCATACGTGTTGCTGTCCAACATCTACGCCGAGAAGGGGGACTGGGGAGGCGTGGCAAAGGTGAGAAGGGAGATGAGGGAGAAGGGCGTGAGGAAGGAGATTGGGTTCAGCTGGGTGGACTTCGGTGCTGGCGAGTCCCTGCATTTGCACAAGTTTTCGTCAGATGATACGACGCATCCGTGCACGGAAGAGATATACAGAGTGGCCGAGGGGTTAGGCTTGGAGACGAAACTACTGAAGAACTGTTTGCACATGGAAATGGAGAGCATTTTCTGA
- the LOC100839178 gene encoding short-chain dehydrogenase reductase 3a, which translates to MFRAAVRFVLSSAKSGAAGSSSSSRHLSASSSDSQRLAGKVAVITGAASGIGKATAAEFVRHGAKVILADIQDSLGHAVATSLGDPDTTFYTHCDVTDESQVSAAVDLAVSKHGKLDIMFNNAGITTGGTSGSSYAGTRIEATDMADFDRVMAVNLRGVAAGIKHAARTMADAGGCILCTSSTAGALGGSGPFAYSVSKAAVAAMVRAAAGELAMRGVRVNAISPYAIATPMGVKSVRDMLPGIGDEELRKVFEEELNEMAGGGVVLRALDVARAAVFLASDEARYVSGHNLVVDGGFTVGKPLNIAAAR; encoded by the exons ATGTTTCGAGCAGCAGTGCGCTTCGTTCTCAG CTCGGCGAAGAGTGGAGCCGCGGGAAGCTCGTCATCGTCCCGCCACCTCTCGGCATCCTCCTCGGACTCTCAAAGGCTGGCAGGGAAGGTGGCCGTGATCACCGGCGCCGCGAGCGGCATCGGCAAGGCCACGGCCGCCGAGTTCGTCCGCCACGGCGCCAAGGTCATCCTCGCCGACATCCAAGACTCCCTTGGCCACGCCGTCGCCACATCCCTCGGCGACCCGGACACCACCTTCTACACCCACTGCGACGTCACCGACGAGTCCCAAgtctccgccgccgtggaCCTGGCCGTGTCCAAGCACGGCAAGCTGGACATCATGTTCAACAACGCCGGCATCACGACGGGCGGCACCAGCGGCAGCAGCTACGCGGGGACGCGCATCGAGGCCACTGACATGGCCGACTTCGACCGCGTCATGGCAGTCAACCTCCGCGGCGTGGCGGCCGGGATCAAGCACGCGGCGCGCACCATGGCTGATGCCGGTGGCTGCATCCTATGCACATCGAGCACTGCGGGCGCGCTGGGCGGGTCAGGCCCGTTCGCGTACAGCGTGTCCAAGGCGGCCGTGGCAGCCATGGTCCGtgccgcggccggcgagctgGCAATGCGCGGGGTCAGGGTGAACGCCATCTCGCCCTACGCCATCGCGACTCCCATGGGGGTTAAGTCCGTGAGGGACATGCTCCCAGGGATCGGCGATGAAGAGCTGAGGAAGGTGTTCGAGGAGGAGCTCAACGAGATGGCCGGTGGCGGTGTGGTGCTTCGCGCTCTGGACGTGGCCAGGGCGGCCGTCTTCCTCGCGTCCGATGAGGCTAGATATGTCTCGGGACATAACCTTGTCGTCGATGGCGGGTTCACTGTCGGAAAGCCGCTCAACATCGCTGCGGCACGCTGA
- the LOC100840572 gene encoding protein SRC2, translating to MAYRVLEVTLQSAKDLRKVNLMTRMEVYAVATISGDPITRQCTPPDPYGGRNPTWNATLRFAIPPDSSSASSGCLHVLLRTARSLGDRDVGEVIVPLSDILHSSATGSPHGSNSPQSASYQVRKVHRAEARGVLHLSYRLGPVLAPQDQHHQQPQPQRLPVDEQQHVVAYPAVPRPFYPQPYAYYLPPALLPPSPRESRSGGYMALPAPPLPPSPRSYDHTMDLPPPPPPLHKAYNGQLSMPPPPATTTPQPSPGHKAAMEPATPPPKASSGYASAAASPAWTPPPKASGYSSAAALPWATTPTAAKNSGGGSEFGAGAPVAGGRMMSSDMMADAAAYNAGYRAALAADWRRGGTLY from the coding sequence ATGGCGTACAGAGTGCTGGAGGTGACCCTGCAATCCGCCAAGGACCTGCGGAAGGTGAACCTGATGACGCGCATGGAGGTGTACGCCGTGGCCACCATCTCCGGCGACCCGATCACGCGCCAGTGCACGCCGCCGGATCCCTACGGCGGCCGCAACCCCACCTGGAACGCCACGCTCCGCTTCGCCATCCCTCccgactcctcctccgcctcctccggctgcCTCCACGTGCTCCTCCGCACCGCGCGCTCCCTCGGCGACCGCGACGTCGGCGAGGTCATCGTCCCGCTCTCCGACATCCTCCACTCCTCCGCCACCGGGTCACCCCATGGCTCAAACTCGCCGCAGTCCGCTTCCTACCAGGTCCGCAAGGTCCACCGCGCCGAGGCCCGTGGCGTGCTCCACCTGTCCTACCGCCTCGGCCCCGTCCTCGCCCCGCAGGACCAGCATCaccagcagccgcagccgcagagGTTGCCCGTcgacgagcagcagcacgTGGTCGCGTACCCGGCCGTGCCGCGCCCGTTCTATCCCCAGCCGTACGCTTATTACCTGCCCCCGGCGCTTCTGCCACCGTCTCCACGGGAGTCCAGATCCGGTGGGTACATGGCCCTTCCtgcgccaccgctgccgccatcgCCACGATCTTATGATCATACAATGGACctgcctccgccaccgccgccgcttcacAAAGCTTATAACGGGCAACTgtcgatgccgccgccgccggcgactaCTACGCCGCAGCCATCCCCTGGGCACAAGGCGGCCATGGAGCCGGCGACGCCGCCCCCAAAGGCGTCATCCGGGtacgccagcgccgccgcctcacctGCATGGACGCCGCCTCCGAAGGCATCCGGGtactccagcgccgccgccttgccaTGGGCGACGACACCGACGGCCGCGAagaacagcggcggcggctccgagTTCGGTGCGGGGGCGCCGGTGGCCGGCGGGAGGATGATGTCCAGCGACATGATGGCCGACGCCGCGGCGTACAACGCCGGGTACCGGGCCGCGCTCGCTGCCGACTGGCGACGGGGAGGGACCCTGTACTAG
- the LOC112269871 gene encoding protein SRC2-like, with the protein MAHRVMELTLVSASDLKDVNTFSDMEVYAVATVSSDPTTRQRTRTDRWGGTDPSWDHHTHRFTVPPTAADAAVSGATLRVLLRTERFFSRDRDVGEVIVPLAELLDGAGGAATSSRCASFRVRKVNCGAEHRGKLRVSYRLGPIVVPLPMLPPGHDYSYGDGQYYHRPPPYYWQYYGYPPPSYSSGYPAPPSRYPVPYLGAPPPYARTPASGKKDGSSNYVGLLGGLQGGIPRGDMRMLSSSETTPPSAAAAAAHDAGNESTAAATAADGAGRAAADGARAATQKI; encoded by the coding sequence ATGGCGCACAGGGTAATGGAGCTGACCCTGGTGTCAGCcagcgacctcaaggacgtgAACACGTTCTCGGACATGGAGGTGTACGCCGTGGCCACCGTCTCCAGCGACCCGACGACGCGGCAGCGGACCCGCACCGACCGCTGGGGCGGCACCGACCCGTCCTGGGACCACCACACGCACCGCTTCACCGtcccgcccaccgccgccgacgccgccgtgtCGGGGGCCACCCTCCGCGTGCTCCTCCGCACCGAGCGCTTCTTCAGCAGAGACCGTGACGTCGGCGAGGTCATCGTCCCGCTCGCCGAActcctcgacggcgccggcggcgccgccacatCGTCGCGGTGCGCGTCGTTCAGGGTGCGCAAGGTGAACTGCGGCGCCGAGCACCGTGGCAAGCTCCGAGTGTCCTACCGCCTCGGCCCTATCGTGGTGCCACTGCCGATGCTCCCGCCGGGCCACGACTATAGCTATGGCGACGGTCAGTACTACCACCGCCCGCCACCGTACTACTGGCAGTACTACGGTTATCCTCCTCCGTCATACTCCAGTGGCTAcccagcgccgccgtcgcgctaTCCTGTGCCGTACTtgggagcgccgccgccgtacgcTCGCACGCCGGCGTCGGGGAAGAAGGACGGCAGTAGTAATTACGTCGGGCTGCTTGGGGGGCTCCAAGGAGGCATTCCCCGCGGTGACATGCGCATGCTGTCGTCGTCGGAGACTACGCCGCcctcggcggcagcggcggcggctcatGATGCCGGTAACGAATCCACcgcggcggccaccgccgctgaTGGGGCAGGaagggccgccgccgatggcGCAAGGGCCGCCACGCAAAAGATTTGA
- the LOC100841382 gene encoding basic proline-rich protein has product MMKIWVHLNFSPSFCFLKGISRIYLPRLILLSTRLLGSYTYMLPSSPPSFLSHATVDHLAIELAKASRETMAAYRVLEVTLQSARDLRNVNLIHRMQVYAVASISGDPLTRQATAPDPYGGRHPTWNATLHFAVPHDAFTGGGGACLHVLLRAERTLGDRDVGEVIVPLSELLESEVARSACFQVHRVQRADQIRGVLYMTYHLGPVVKKEEPRPPPPPARADETVMAYPVPAALPPQAGAWPWHPAVLPPQAAWPRRAPQAGWPWPGQVPPPPAPAKPAAGHVQGAPLSPAKPAAGHVAGPSPPKPAVHVMPPASPGASGHVSVPASPAKPAAAVPPSSPRPSASSSPRPGGGYVTVPSSPAKPPMPPPSPKPAGHHTAMPPLSPTKQDAMAPPPSPKPAAHTAVLPPSSPRPPSWYLQQAAARPSPKPAMPPLSPKASGGHVSVPPSPKAPRGYVSSVPPSPQSSSGYMSSVPPSPKQAVPAAASPARPAGGHVPVPPSPQASSGYMTSVPPSPQAHGGYMTSVPPSPQAHGGYTTSVPPSPQAHGGYTTSVPPSPQAHGGYTTSVPPSPQSSSGYMSSAPPSPKQAVPARQPGGHGHTAAVPTSPKPSRLGEHASVPPSPRPAAGHIAAPPSPAKPAIGHVAPTPSPAKPSVGHVAAPPPQKPSEHVDVDVSSPSPSPDRALERVATESSTVTRKNSDVEFGMRLGAGLVSGAINGILAGAAGGNGKRGGGAASSFSMGLLPFGRSRKDRSVSKAYDRDAGQ; this is encoded by the coding sequence ATGATGAAGATATGGGTGCATCTGAATTTTTCACCCTCGTTTTGCTTCCTAAAAGGAATCTCACGGATTTATTTACCGAGGCTTATCTTGTTATCTACACGCCTCCTAGGCTCCTATACATACATGTTACCTTCTTCCCCCCCCAGCTTTTTAAGCCACGCCACAGTCGATCACCTGGCAATTGAGCTTGCAAAAGCTTCAAGAGAAACAATGGCGGCGTACAGGGTGCTGGAGGTGACTCTGCAGTCGGCGCGGGACCTGCGGAACGTGAACCTGATCCACCGCATGCAGGTGTACGCCGTGGCGAGCATCTCCGGCGACCCGCTCACGCGGCAGGCCACCGCGCCGGACCCCTACGGCGGCCGCCACCCGACGTGGAACGCCACGCTCCACTTCGCCGTCCCGCACGACGCCTtcaccggcggcgggggcgcctGCCTCCACGTGCTCCTCCGCGCCGAGCGCACGCTCGGCGACCGCGACGTCGGCGAGGTCATCGTGCCGCTCTCCGAGCTGCTCGAGAGCGAGGTGGCCCGGTCGGCCTGCTTCCAGGTGCACAGGGTCCAGCGAGCTGACCAGATCCGTGGGGTTCTTTACATGACGTACCATCTCGGCCCTGTTGTTAAGAAGGAggagccgcggccgccgccgccgccggcgagggcaGATGAGACTGTCATGGCGTACCCGGTTCCGGctgcgctgccgccgcaggcTGGTGCCTGGCCATGGCATCCGGCCGTGCTGCCGCCGCAGGCTGCGTGGCCTAGGCGAGCGCCACAAGCTGGGTGGCCTTGGCCTGGGCAagtgcctccgccgccggcgcctgcgaAACCAGCTGCAGGACACGTGCAGGGCGCGCCGTTGTCTCCTGCGAAACCAGCTGCAGGGCATGTGGCTGGTCCTTCGCCTCCGAAACCGGCCGTGCATGTGATGCCGCCGGCATCCCCGGGAGCTTCTGGACACGTGAGCGTGCCAGCTTCGCCTGCGAAACCTGCGGCTGCCGTGCCGCCATCATCTCCGAGACCTTCCGCGTCGTCGTCTCCAAGACCTGGAGGCGGGTACGTGACCGTGCCATCTTCGCCTGCGAAACCACccatgccgccgccatctccaaAACCAGCGGGGCATCATACGGCCATGCCACCGCTGTCTCCTACGAAACAAGacgccatggcgccgccgccatctccaaAACCAGCAGCACATACGGCCGTGCTGCCACCTTCGTCCCCGAGGCCGCCTTCCTGGTACTTGCAGCAGGCGGCCGCACGGCCATCTCCAAAACCAGCCATGCCGCCGCTGTCCCCAAAAGCTTCCGGCGGGCACGTGTCCGTGCCGCCGTCCCCAAAAGCTCCCCGCGGGTACGTGTCGTccgtgccgccgtcgccgcaaTCTTCCAGTGGGTACATGTCAAGCGTGCCGCCGTCTCCAAAGCAAGCCGTGCCCGCAGCAGCTTCTCCTGCGAGACCGGCCGGCGGGCACGTGCCGGTGCCGCCATCTCCACAAGCTTCGAGCGGGTACATGACGAGCGTGCCGCCTTCTCCACAAGCTCACGGGGGTTACATGACGAGCGTGCCGCCTTCGCCACAAGCTCACGGGGGTTACACGACGAGCGTGCCGCCTTCGCCACAAGCTCACGGGGGTTACACGACGAGCGTGCCGCCTTCGCCACAAGCTCACGGGGGTTACACGACGAGCGTGCCGCCTTCGCCACAATCTTCAAGCGGATACAtgtcgtccgcgccgccgtctccaaaGCAAGCCGTGCCTGCAAGACAACCCGGCGGCCATGGGCACACGGCCGCCGTGCCAACGTCTCCAAAACCATCCAGACTAGGAGAACACGCGTCCGTGCCACCGTCTCCGAGACCAGCCGCCGGACACATAGCCGCACCACCGTCGCCTGCAAAACCAGCCATTGGACATGTGGCCCCGACGCCGTCGCCTGCGAAACCATCCGTTGGACAcgtggccgcgccgccgcctcagaAGCCATCGGAACACGTGGACGTGGACGTGTCGtcaccgtcgccgtcgccagACCGAGCGCTCGAACGCGTAGCAACTGAAAGCTCAACGGTGACGAGGAAGAACAGTGACGTGGAGTTCGGGATGAGGCTCGGGGCCGGGCTGGTGAGTGGCGCCATCAACGGGATCCTGGCCggagccgccggcggcaacggcaagagaggaggaggagcagccaGCTCGTTTTCGATGGGTCTCCTTCCGTTCGGCCGCAGCCGTAAAGACCGGTCTGTGTCCAAGGCGTACGACAGAGATGCCGGCCAGTAA
- the LOC100841688 gene encoding protein SRC2, whose translation MAHRVMELTLVSASDLRQVNTFSDMEVYAVATVSSDPLARQRTCTDRCGGTDPSWDHTHRFMVPPTAADAAASAATLRVLLRTERFFGDDRDVGEVVVPLADILAGACGSGAATPPQCASFRVRKVHGSGSEHRGKLRVSYRLGPVVAPLPMPIPPSGHRYGYGYGDVPYYHRTAPYYWQNYGYPPPPYYGGYPPAPYQGVPPRYPPPYQGAPPPYARTPASRRKDSGGDYFGLLEGLRGGIGGMLFGGDMRMLLPSSDAKSSPAAASDAGHDGTGRAVVQKI comes from the coding sequence ATGGCGCACAGAGTGATGGAGCTGACCCTGGTGTCAGCCAGCGACCTGAGGCAGGTGAACACGTTCTCGGACATGGAGGTGTACGCCGTGGCCACCGTCTCCAGCGACCCGCTGGCGCGGCAGCGGACCTGCACCGACCGCTGCGGCGGCACCGACCCGTCGTGGGACCACACGCACCGCTTCATGGTCCCGCCCACGGCCGCGGAtgccgccgcgtccgccgccaccctccgTGTGCTCCTCCGCACCGAGCGCTTCTTCGGCGACGACCGCGACGTCGGCGAGGTCGTCGTCCCGCTCGCCGACATCCTTGCCGGCGCCTGCGGAtccggcgccgccacgccgccgcagTGCGCGTCGTTCAGGGTGCGCAAGGTGCACGGCAGCGGCTCCGAGCACCGCGGCAAGCTCCGCGTGTCCTACCGCCTCGGCCCCGtcgtggcgccgctgccgatGCCGATTCCGCCGTCGGGGCACCGCTATGGCTATGGCTACGGTGACGTTCCGTACTACCACCGTACGGCGCCGTACTACTGGCAGAACTACGGCTACCCTCCTCCGCCGTACTACGGCGGctacccgccggcgccgtacCAAGGGGTGCCGCCACGCTATCCTCCACCGTACCAGGGGGCTCCGCCACCGTATGCTCGCAcgccggcgtcgaggaggaAGGATAGCGGTGGTGATTACTTCGGGCTGCTGGAGGGGCTCCGGGGAGGCATCGGAGGGATGTTGTTCGGCGGCGACATGCGCATGTTGTTGCCGTCGTCAGACGCGAAAtcgtccccggcggcggcttctgATGCCGGGCACGATGGCACCGGAAGGGCCGTCGTGCAAAAGATTTGA